The following nucleotide sequence is from Penaeus monodon isolate SGIC_2016 chromosome 29, NSTDA_Pmon_1, whole genome shotgun sequence.
GTTGCCTGGGCGTTGCAGCGCTGGGAGAAGCGGCATAAGTCTGTATGCGGAGGGGACCAGAGCGCGACAGTTGCTGGTTGACCACTGCGGGAAAGTGCAGTCGTGCAGAGGAGAGCTTAGTGGCTGCGGGAGTAGAGCTGGGATTGAGTGGATCTTGTGGCAGGTCGTCCCCTTCAATGACGAAGCCAATGCCGCTTCCAGCTGTGTAGGTGTAGGAGCGAGTTCGTCCATTTTCGTCGATGTAAGAGTATGAGCCACGCACTCTGCCGCTGGCGTCGCTGAGTTCCGAGCGCGCGTGCTCGTCCCCTTGGAAGGTAAAGCCGTAGGAAGGGTCGGCGTTGGGGTCGGCCAAGGGGTCCCGGAAAGGTCTGCGGTTGCGGGCCAGAGCGTGAGCAGTGTCGAAGTCCGGATGTGTGGCCGGGAGATGGGTGCCCTTAGGGACGAATCCGGACTGCCCTGCTTCGTACTGGCAGGTTAACTGTTTGACCCTCAGGGTTCACATAACCGAAGGCGCCGCGTTGCTCCCCGATTGCAGACGAACGTGCGTTCTCGAAGGCGCCCTCGCCGGTGTCGTGGCCATACTTAAAGGTGCCGTCCCTGTGTCGGACGTAGTACTGGGAGCGTCTTCCAGTTCCCACTCGGGGGATTTTGTAAGCGGTCTCGTCCGGGGAAGGCGAAGCCACCACGACAGCCACAATAGCAGACAACGCCTGCAAGGAAAGAAACATCAATTAAAAGGAAGCACCAATAGCATTTTCCAGTCCGTCATCCAcgcaaaagaaatgaaattttctGATTTTCTATCACGAACACTTGGTTCCTGAGTGAATAAACGAAACCGTTTAGATGATATttactagtattttttttaaggCCCATGATTCCGTCTTTGAGGAAAATCAATCTGACGGGAGAAGGCCACCGGCGATGTGCAACACCAAGAAAGTCTTTCCGACTTTTATACCAGAGCATTATACCTGGCCTCAGATGCCAGCTAGACTATTCAGTTTAATTTTCAGAAGTGAACACGTTTTACAGAAGCAGCTCTTGCGCAAGGCCAAGTAACCTTGCGGAGACACGGAATATTTTGAGTGCTGTGTCAGGAATTCTATTTCCTGCAACGTTACAGCGCATCACGCCAAAACAATAAGCGTGCGCACCTCATGATTAGAACACTACAGTCTTAGGAAAAAGAATTATATTCAGACGCTCGAATCATGATCATCACCTCGTAAGTGCCATTGTCACTTGCTTAATCatctaaaatataacatttttgtgCACATCGNNNNNNNNNNNNNNNNNNNNNNNNNNNNNNNNNNNNNNNNNNNNNNNNNNNNNNNNNNNNNNNNNNNNNNNNNNNNNNNNNNNNNNNNNNNNNNNNNNNNNNNNNNNNNNNNNNNNNNNNNNNNNNNNNNNNNNNNNNNNNNNNNNNNNNNNNNNNNNNNNNNNNNNNNNNNNNNNNNNNNNNNNNNNNNNNNNNNNNNNNNNNNNNNNNNNNNNNNNNNNNNNNNNNNNNNNNNNNNNNNNNNNNNNNNNNNNNNNNNNNNNNNNNNNNNNNNNNNNNNNNNNNNNNNNNNNNNNNNNNNNNNNNNNNNNNNNNNNNNNNNNNNNNNNNNNNNNNNNNNNNNNNNNNNNNNNNNNNNNNNNNNNNNNNNNNNNNNNNNNNNNNNNNNNNNNNNNNNNNNNNNNNNNNNNNNNNNNNNNNNNNNNNNNNNNNNNNNNNNNNNNNNNNNNNNNNNNNNNNNNNNNNNNNNNNNNNNNNNNNNNNNNNNNNNNNNNNNNNNNNNNNNNNNNNNNNNNNNNNNNNNNNNNNNNNNNNNNNNNNNNNNNCGAAGATCCNNNNNNNNNNNNNNNNNNNNNNNNNNNNNNNNNNNNNNNNNNNNNNNNNNNNNNNNNNNNNNNNNNNGGTTAACAGGATAAGACGAANNNNNNNNNNNNNNNNNNNNNNNNNNNNNNNNNNNNNNNNNNNNNNNNNNNNNNNNNNNNNNNNNNNNNNNNNNNNNNNNNNNNNNNNNNNNNNNNNNNNNNNNNNNNNNNNNNNNNNNNNNNNNNNNNNNNNNNNNNNNNNNNNNNNNNNNNNNNNNNNNNNNNNNNNNNNNNNNNNNNNNNNNNNNNNNNNNNNNNNNNNNNNNNNNNNNNNNNNNNNNNNNNNNNNNNNNNNNNNNNNNNNNNNNNNNNNNNNNNNNNNNNNNNNNNNNNNNNNNNNNNNNNNNNNNNNNNNNNNNNNNNNNNNNNNNNNNNNNNNNNNNNNNNNNNNNNNNNNNNNNNNNNNNNNNNNNNNNNNNNNNNNNNNNNNNNNNNNNNNNNNNNNNNNNNNNNNNNNNNNNNNNNNNNNNNNNNNNNNNNNNNNNNNNNNNNNNNNNNNNNNNNNNNNNNNNNNNNNNNNNNNNNNNNNNNNNNNNNNNNNNNNNNNNNNNNNNNNNNNNNNNNNNNNNNNNNNNNNNNNNNNNNNNNNNNNNNNNNNNNNNNNNNNNNNNNNNNNNNNNNNNNNNNNNNNNNACTTAGTAAAGATGTGGNNNNNNNNNNNNNNNNNNNNNNNNNNNNNNNNNNNNNNNNNNNNNNNNNNNNNNNNNNNNNNNNNNNNNNNNNNNNNNNNNNNNNNNNNNNNNNNNNNNNNNNNNNNNNNNNNNNNNNNNNNNNNNNNNNNNNNNNNNNNNNNNNNNNNNNNNNNNNNNNNNNNNNNNNNNNNNNNNNNNNNNNNNNNNNNNNNNNNNNNNNNNNNNNNNNNNNNNNNNNNNNNNNNNNNNNNNNNNNNNNNNNNNNNNNNNNNNNNNNNNNNNNNNNNNNNNNNNNNNNNNNNNNNNNNNNNNNNNNNNNNNNNNNNNNNNNNNNNNNNNNNNNNNNNNNNNNNNNNNNNNNNNNNNNNNNNNNNNNNNNNNNNNNNNNNNNNNNNNNNNNNNNNNNNNNNNNNNNNNNNNNNNNNNNNNNNNNNNCTNNNNNNNNNNNNNNNNNNNNNNNNNNNNNNNNNNNNNNNNNNNNNNNNNNNNNNNNNNNNNNNNNNNNNNNNNNNNNNNNNNNNNNNNNNNNNNNNNNNNNNNNNNNNNNNNNNNNNNNNNNNNNNNNNNNNNNNNNNNNNNNNNNNNNNNNNNNNNNNNNNNNNNNNNNNNNNNNNNNNNNNNNNNNNNNNNNNNNNNNNNNNNNNNNNNNNNNNNNNNNNNNNNNNNNNNNNNNNNNNNNNNNNNNNNNNNNNNNNNNNNNNNNNNNNNNNNNNNNNNNNNNNNNNNNNNNNNNNNNNNNNNNNNNNNNNNNNNNNNNNNNNNNNNNNNNNNNNNNNNNNNNNNNNNNNNNNNNNNNNNNNNNNNNNNNNNNNNNNNNNNNNNNNNNNNNNNNNNNNNNNNNNNNNNNNNNNNNNNNNTTTACTGTTATTAGTTTTCttgcattattattctttgtgtgttatatctaatctatttattaactttgagatatttgagattgttatttataaggatcactattttgttttataacatttgattcaTTTAGATATAAGCTAGTTTTGAATGCTGTTGATTTTTNNNNNNNNNNNNNNNNNNNNNNNNNNNNNNNNNNNNNNNNNNNNNNNNNNNNNNNNNNNNNNNNNNNNNNNNNNNNNNNNNNNNNNNNNNNNNNNNNNGTTTCACATAATCCTtgatattgcaatttattatataGCATCAATAATTATTAGCTAATAAATTTGTTGATTTTCACAAAGATTTAATTCAATCCTTGCATTGCacaaatcaataatattaatattgtcatatCAAAATCCACTGATTCATTATTTAAAATCANNNNNNNNNNNNNNNNNNNNNNNNNNNNNNNNNNNNNNNNNNNNNNNNNNNNNNNNNNNNNNNNNNNNNNNAATAACAGTTGTGGAATATGGGGCCAcagcaggcagatagatatacagcTATATGAGAAGACACGGTTGGATATGAACAGTGAAATGCAGCCAAAGACCTGACGCTGGAAACCAGGGATGCAGACACTAATAAAGAGACCCTACGGATTGGCATCAACTGCTTTGCCTTTCTACAAGAGCGTAAAACGAACGGGAAACCATTCATCATCCTTCNNNNNNNNNNNNNNNNNNNNNNNNNNNNNNNNNNNNNNNNNNNNNNTGTCTAGAACACTATTGGATAAAAGGAGAATTCCAAAAAGTTATCTAATAATGCACTCCATGTTCGGATGACAGTACATCCACAAAAAATGGTGTTGCAGCAGCTATAATCGAACATTGCATGGGTTGGTAGTAACTGACAAACACGCAAACGAGAAATCTAAGAAACAAAGAGCAAACAGAAAGAGATTAAGAAACAAGGGAATAGAAACTGACTGGTAGTTGGTCTAGAAATGGTGACTAGAAATGATATAAGATTAGAAGTAAAATGCACGGCAAAAGATGAGCGATAGTGCATGTCTAAAATGTCCTCAATGGGAGCTCATTGGATGGAGAAAAGACTATCTAAATAGTAGTCTTAGGACAGCTTTCTGGCTGCTGTTGGTGCCCATCATTATACTTTTCTTATTAATTTCCCAGCCATTCAGTTTCAATCAATAAATTCATTTAGAGTGAAGAGATGTGGCTTTGAGTACAATGTCAATAAATTCaatttaagattatataaaaagacTTTCATCAATTAGACATGTTTGTCAaggataaaactaaagaaaatcaaAGGGTTACGCTATACACTTCgctttactatatctatatatgtacaaagttcttttttttaaggattaataatcctgtttatttcattcatatatttttttttattggattaattattttttttaccttctttcaaTCATCAAAACGTGCAGGTACCAGTCACAAAGGGACATGAACAGTCGGTGGTGCAAAGGCTTAATTGTTGAAAGTTAAAACGTAACCCACTTTGTCCGGATTCTCATTCACGTTGTACTGACGTAGCTGAAAATCTCGTCCTGAAGAATAGCTGAAATGACTGCCAGCTGCTGCTGAGGACGAGGGAATGGCAGATGATGAACTCACCGACGACACAGACGAAGCAGACGGTGAAACTGCTGACGATACAGAGTGAACAGACGGCGACGAGTAAGACAGTACGCCTGAAGTGGCTGTCTCCGCTTCGGGCACGCCGTCGCCTTCCACCACGAAGCCGATGCCCTTCCCTGCAGTGTAGGTCAGCGTCCTGACTCTTCCCTCGTCGTCGGTGTACGTGTACGAGCCTCGTACAGTGCCGTCTTGGTCGCTGGTCTCAGTTCGGGATTGTCCTTGTTCTTGATAATTGAAGGCATAAGAGGCATCAGCGTTAGAGTCTGCCAGAGGGTCGACGAAGGGAGTTTGTCTCACAGGAACAATGTTCCCCGAAGGAATCCCGAGGGGCGCTCCGGGAACCACTGGGCCGCGAGGCAGATGGTCTCCTTCCACTACGAATCCTGTGTCAGCTCCAGCCTTATACTGCACACTTCTTCTCTGTCCGTCGTCCTCGGAGGTGAAGGCAAAGCTTCCAACCACGTTGTTATTGGCGTCGGCCGTTTCTCCTCGGGAGTGAGTGGAGGTTTGGAAGTCGAACGACTGTCGACCGTCCAGAGCGAGAGAAGTTTTCACGTTGGCCTGTTCCACGGGTCGCCTGGGCGTTGCAGCGCTGGGAGAAGCGGCATAAGTCTGTACGCGGAGTGGACCAGAGCGCGACAGTTGCTGGTTGACCACTGCGGGGAAGTGCAGTCGTGCAGAGGAGAGCTTAGTGGCTGCGGGAGTAGAGCTGGGATTGAGTGGATCCTGTGGCAGGTCGTCCCCTTCAATGACGAAGCCAATGCCATTTCCAGCTGTGTAGGTGTAGGAGCGAGTTCGTCCATTTTCGTCGATGTAAGAGTATGAGCCACGAACTCTGCCGCTGGCGTCGCTGAGTTCCGAGCGCGCGTGCTCGTCTCCTTGGAAGGTAAAGCCGTAAGAAGGGTCGGCGTTGGGGTCGGCCAAGGGGTCGCGGAAAGGTCTGCGGTTGCGGGCCAGAGCGTGAGCAGTGTCGAAGTCCGGATGTGTGGCCGGGAGATGGGTGCCCTTAGGGACGAATCCGGACTGCCCTGCTTCGTACTGCAGGTTAACTGTTTGACCCTCAGGGTTCACATAACCGAAGGCGCCGCGTTGCTCCCCGATTGCAGACGAACGTGCGTTCTCGAAGGCGCCCTCGCCGGTGTCGTGGCCATACTTAAAGGTGCCGTCCCTGTGTCGGACGTAGTACTGGGAGCGTCTTCCAGTTCCCACTCGGGGGATTTTGTAAGCGGTCTCGTCCGGGGAAGGCGAAGCCACCACGACAGCCACAATAGCAGACAACGCCTGCAAGGAAAGAAACATCAATTAAAAGGAAGCACCAATAGCATTTTCCAGTCCGCCATCCAcgcaaaagaaatgaaattttctGATTTTCTATCACGAACACTTGGTTCCTGAGTGAATAAACGAAACAGTTTAGATGATATTTACTAGTATTGTTTTAAGGCCCATGATTCCGTCCTTTGAGGAAAATCAATCTGACGGGAGAAGGCCACCGGCGATGTGCAACACCAAGAAAGTCTTTCCGTCTTATATACCAGAGCATCATACCTGGCCTCAGATGCCAGCTAGACTATTCAGTTTAATTTTCAGAAGATGAACACGTTTTACAGAAGCAGCTCTTGCGCAAGGCCAAGTAACCTTGCGGAGACACGGAATATCCTGAGTGCTGTGTCAGGAATTCTATTTCCTGCAGAATATACCATCAATTTACATCTCAACGTTACAGCGCATCACGCCAAAACAATAAGCGTGTGCACCTCATGATTAGAACGCTACAGtcttaagaaaaagaattatattcaGACGCTCGAATCATGATCATCACTTCGTAAGTGCCATTGTCACTTGCTTAATCatctaaaatataacatttttgtgCACACCGTATTTATGNNNNNNNNNNNNNNNNNNNNNNNNNNNNNNNNNNNNNNNNNNNNNNNNNNNNNNNNNNNNNNNNNNNNNNNNNNNNNNNNNNNNNNNNNNNNNNNNNNNNNNNNNNNNNNNNNNNNNNNNNNNNNNNNNNNNNNNNNNNNNNNNNNNNNNNNNNNNNNNNNNNNNNNNNNNNNNNNNNNNNNNNNNNNNNNNNNNNNNNNNNNNNNNNNNNNNNNNNNNNNNNNNNNNNNNNNNNNNNNNNNNNNNNNNNNNNNNNNNNNNNNNNNNNNNNNNNNNNNNNNNNNNNNNNNNNNNNNNNNNNNNNNNNNNNNNNNNNNNNNNNNNNNNNNNNNNNNNNNNNNNNNNNNNNNNNNNNNNNNNNNNNNNNNNNNNNNNNNNNNNNNNNNNNNNNNNNNNNNNNNNNNNNNNNNNNNNNNNNNNNNNNNCGAAGATCCNNNNNNNNNNNNNNNNNNNNNNNNNNNNNNNNNNNNNNNNNNNNNNNNNNNNNNNNNNNNNNNNNNNNNNNNNNNNNNNNNNNNNNNNNNNNNNNNNNNNNNNNNNNNNNNNNNNNNNNNNNNNNNNNNNNNNNNNNNNNNNNNNNNNNNNNNNNNNNNNNNNNNNNNNNNNNNNNNNNNNNNNNNNNNNNNNNNNNNNNNNNNNNNNNNNNNNNNNNNNNNNNNNNNNNNNNNNNNNNNNNNNNNNNNNNNNNNNNNNNNNNNNNNNNNNNNNNNNNNNNNNNNNNNNNNNNNNNNNNNNNNNNNNNNNNNNNNNNNNNNNNNNNNNNNNNNNNNNNNNNNNNNNNNNNNNNNNNNNNNNNNNNNNNNNNNNNNNNNNNNNNNNNNNNNNNNNNNNNNNNNNNNNNNNNNNNNNNNNNNNNNNNNNNNNNNNNNNNNNNNNNNNNNNNNNNNNNNNNNNNNNNNNNNNNNNNNNNNNNNNNNNNNNNNNNNNNNNNNNNNNNNNNNNNNNNNNNNNNNNNNNNNNNNNNNNNNNNNNNNNNNNNNNNNNNNNNNNNNNNNNNNNNNNNNNNNNNNNNNNNNNNNNNNNNNNNNNNNNNNNNNNNNNNNNNNNNNNNNNNNNNNNNNNNNNNNNNNNNNNNN
It contains:
- the LOC119591644 gene encoding uncharacterized protein LOC119591644, whose product is MFLSLQALSAIVAVVVASPSPDETAYKIPRVGTGRRSQYYVRHRDGTFKYGHDTGEGAFENARSSAIGEQRGAFGYVNPEGQTVNLQYEAGQSGFVPKGTHLPATHPDFDTAHALARNRRPFRDPLADPNADPSYGFTFQGDEHARSELSDASGRVRGSYSYIDENGRTRSYTYTAGNGIGFVIEGDDLPQDPLNPSSTPAATKLSSARLHFPAVVNQQLSRSGPLRVQTYAASPSAATPRRPVEQANVKTSLALDGRQSFDFQTSTHSRGETADANNNVVGSFAFTSEDDGQRRSVQYKAGADTGFVVEGDHLPRGPVVPGAPLGIPSGNIVPVRQTPFVDPLADSNADASYAFNYQEQGQSRTETSDQDGTVRGSYTYTDDEGRVRTLTYTAGKGIGFVVEGDGVPEAETATSGVLSYSSPSVHSVSSAVSPSASSVSSVSSSSAIPSSSAAAGSHFSYSSGRDFQLRQYNVNENPDKVGYVLTFNN